From a single Nothobranchius furzeri strain GRZ-AD chromosome 9, NfurGRZ-RIMD1, whole genome shotgun sequence genomic region:
- the lamp1a gene encoding lysosome-associated membrane glycoprotein 1a produces MKGCQCFSALFIVCFAVLGCVQAVTLEVKDGNSTCIKAELSASLSVTYNTSNGTRTVMVSLPNSTLVDTAKSSCGGSGSAPWLVAAFGSGHAIGLSFSTNGSVYSVTNLTLQYNLSDFSLFPEANSSGVVSVTNASVGIWAPINTTYRCVSPTTIRALEVAVTFSDMRLEAYMPGNDLSPAESVCTADQTPTAPPTTTTAATTTTTAPPRPPPGTPERGTYSVRNINGTECLLAQMGLQLNVSYFSQSENKTVQELFNLTPNLTSSSGSCGASRATLVLTQDQNTTLSFIFTMNSTSNKYHLSGIVLLANWSDMSAPLSASNTSLDYLRSTLGRSFMCNAEQTLRVVPAFSLNTFRLQVQPFGVTTKQFAAAEECQMDQDQMLIPIIVGAALAGLVLIVLIAYLIGRKRSHAGYQTI; encoded by the exons ATGAAGGGCTGCCAGTGCTTCTCCGCACTCTTCATAGTCTGCTTTGCGGTTCTAG GTTGTGTCCAGGCTGTTACTCTTGAAGTGAAAGATGGGAACTCCACCTGCATTAAAGCAGAGTTGTCTGCATCCCTCTCCGTCACATACAACACCTCTAACGGCACA AGGACAGTTATGGTCTCTCTGCCCAACTCAACCTTAGTGGACACAGCTAAGAGCTCCTGCGGCGGAAGCGGCAGCGCTCCGTGGCTGGTGGCAGCGTTTGGATCCGGCCATGCCATTGGACTGAGCTTCTCAACCAATGGGAGCGTTTATAGCGTCACTAACCTGACGCTGCAGTACAATCTGAGCGACTTTTCATTATTTCCTGAAGCAAACAGCTCAG GTGTGGTCTCTGTGACGAATGCTTCTGTTGGGATCTGGGCACCGATCAACACCACCTACCGCTGCGTGAGTCCCACCACCATCAGAGCACTTGAAGTTGCTGTCACTTTCTCTGATATGAGACTGGAGGCTTACATGCCAGGGAACGATCTGAGTCCAGCTG AAAGTGTGTGCACAGCTGATCAAACTCCAACAGCTCCCCCTACAACCACCACTGCTGCTACCACTACAACAACAGCTCCTCCACGCCCTCCACCAGGAACTCCTGAACGTGGCACCTACTCTGTGAGGAATATCAACGGCACAGAGTGCCTCCTGGCCCAAATGGGACTGCAGCTCAATGTCTCTTACTTCTCTCAGTCTGAAAATAAG ACGGTGCAAGAGTTATTTAACTTGACTCCAAATCTAACGAGCTCATCAGGATCATGTGGAGCCAGTAGAGCGACTTTGGTTCTGACACAAGATCAAAACACCACACTCAGCTTCATCTTCACCATG AACTCCACATCCAACAAGTACCACCTGAGTGGGATTGTTCTGCTGGCCAACTGGTCTGATATGAGTG CTCCATTATCAGCCAGTAACACCAGTCTGGACTATCTGCGAAGCACACTGGGACGCTCCTTTATGTGCAACGCAGAGCAAACTCTCCGAGTGGTTCCAGCTTTTTCTCTCAACACGTTCAGACTGCAGGTGCAGCCGTTCGGGGTCACAACAAAGCAGTTTGCTGCAG CGGAGGAATGTCAGATGGACCAGGACCAGATGCTGATCCCCATCATTGTTGGAGCCGCTCTAGCGGGCCTGGTTCTCATCGTCCTGATTGCATATCTAATAGGAAGGAAGAGAAGCCACGCTGGATACCAGACCATCTGA
- the cul4a gene encoding cullin-4A — translation MAEDTRQDKRASFSALTEHGTNGMTRTSSKTGASKKLVIKNFKDRPKLSENYTEDTWLKLRDAVGAIQNSTSIKYNLEELYQAVENLCSYKVSPTLYKQLRQVCEDHVQAQIHQFREESLDNLSFLKRMNRCWQDHCRQTIMIRSIFLFLDRTYVLQNSLLPSIWDTGLELFRTHIVSDVAVQKRTVEGLLEQIELERNGETIDRSLLRSLLGMLSDLQVYRDSFEERFLTETNRLYAAEGQRLMQERDVPEYLHHVARRLEEENDRIMSYLDQSTQKPLINCIEKQLLGEHMTAILQKGLSNLLDENRVTELTLLYQLFSKGKGGLPTLLQFWRDYIKSFGGEIVCTPEKDKDMVQDLLDFKDKMDNVVQSCFARNEAFINAMKEAFETFINKRPNKPAELIAKYVDSKLRAGNKEATEEELERILDKIMIIFRFIHGKDVFEAFYKKDLAKRLLVGKSASVDAEKSMLSKLKHECGAAFTSKLEGMFKDMELSKDIMIQFKQYMQNQSEPSNIELTVNILTMGYWPSYTPMEVHLPSEMVKLQEVFKLFYLSKHSGRKLQWQPTLGHSVLKAEFKEGKKELQVSLFQTLVLLMFNEGEDFGMEEIRTATGIEEMELKRTLQSLACGKARVLNKNPRGKDVEDGDRFNFNNDFKHKLFRIKINQIQMKETVEEQVSTTERVFQDRQYQIDAAVVRIMKMRKILSHNLLVSELYNQLKFPVKPGDLKKRIESLIDRDYMERDKETPNQYHYVA, via the exons ATGGCAGAGGACACCCGACAGGACAAGCGGGCCAGCTTCTCCGCGCTAACGGAGCACGGCACCAACGGGATGACCAGGACGTCCAGCAAAACTGGTGCTTCAAAGAAACTAGTGATCAAAAACTTTAAAG ATAGGCCCAAGCTATCAGAGAACTACACAGAAGACACGTGGCTGAAGCTTCGAGACGCAGTAGGAGCCATCCAGAACAGCACCTCCATTAAGTACAACCTGGAAGAGCTCTACCAG GCGGTGGAGAACCTGTGCTCCTATAAAGTTTCCCCCACACTCTACAAACAGCTGCGTCAAGTCTGTGAAGATCACGTTCAGGCCCAGATCCATCAGTTCAGAGAA GAGTCTCTGGACAACCTTTCCTTCCTAAAGCGAATGAATCGATGCTGGCAGGACCACTGCAGGCAAACT ATAATGATCCGAAGTATCTTTCTCTTCCTGGATCGTACCTATGTGCTTCAGAACTCTCTGCTCCCCTCCATTTG GGACACCGGGCTGGAACTGTTCCGCACCCACATCGTGAGCGATGTTGCTGTTCAGAAGCGAACAGTGGAGGGACTTTTGGAGCAGATAGAGCTGGAGCGCAACGGCGAGACCATTGATCGCAGCCTTCTCCGGAGTTTACTGGGCATGTTGTCAGACCTGCAG gtttatagAGACTCGTTTGAGGAGAGATTTTTGACTGAGACAAATCGTCTCTATGCAGCTGAGGGACAACGGCTGATGCAGGAGAGAGAC GTACCAGAATACTTGCACCATGTGGCTCGACGTTTAGAGGAGGAGAATGACCGAATCATGAGCTACCTCGACCAGAGCACTCA GAAACCTCTCATTAACTGCATTGAGAAACAGCTTTTAGGAGAACATATGACTGCAATCCTGCAAAAAG GTCTAAGTAATCTTCTAGATGAGAATCGTGTTACCGAGCTGACTCTCCTCTACCAGCTCTTCAGCAAAGGGAAGGGAGGACTTCCTACTCTGCTGCAGTTTTGGAGGGATTACATCAAG tcattTGGTGGAGAGATTGTATGCACACCAGAGAAAGACAAGGACATGGTCCAGGACCTGCTGGACTTTAAGGACAAGATGGACAATGTAGTGCAGAGCTGCTTTGCACGAAATGAGGCTTTCATCAACGCCATGAAGGAGGCGTTTGAAACGTTTATCAACAAAAGGCCCAACAAGCCAGCTGAACTCATTG CTAAATATGTGGATTCTAAGCTGAGAGCTGGGAACAAGGAGGCGACTGAAGAGGAGCTGGAAAGAATCCTGGACAAGATCATGATCATCTTCCGCTTCATACATG GCAAAGATGTGTTTGAAGCTTTTTATAAGAAGGATTTGGCCAAACGTTTACTAGTTGGTAAGAGCGCCTCTGTTGATGCCGAGAAGTCCATGCTCTCCAAACTCAAACATG AATGTGGAGCAGCGTTTACTAGCAAGCTTGAGGGGATGTTTAAGGACATGGAGCTGTCTAAAGACATCATGATCCAGTTTAAACAG TATATGCAGAACCAGAGTGAGCCAAGCAACATAGAACTCACTGTCAACATCCTCACTATGGGTTATTGGCCTTCATACACTCCTATGGAGGTCCACCTGCCCTCAGAG atggtgaaactccaggAGGTGTTCAAGCTATTCTACCTCAGTAAGCACAGTGGGAGGAAGCTGCAGTGGCAGCCCACACTGGGCCACTCTGTGCTAAAGGCAGAGTTTAAAGAG GGCAAGAAGGAGCTGCAGGTTTCCTTGTTTCAGACGTTGGTGCTGCTCATGTTTAACgagggggaggattttggcatggaGGAGATCCGCACAGCCACTGGAATAG AGGAAATGGAGCTCAAGCGCACACTGCAGTCTCTGGCTTGTGGGAAAGCCCGCGTTCTCAACAAGAACCCTCGAGGGAAAGACGTGGAAGACGGAGATCGTTTCAACTTCAACAACGATTTTAAACACAAACTGTTCCGCATCAAGATCAACCAGATTCAAATGAAGGAAACG GTAGAGGAGCAGGTAAGCACTACGGAGCGTGTGTTTCAGGACAGGCAGTATCAGATTGATGCAGCTGTTGTGCGCATCATGAAGATGAGGAAGATCCTGAGTCACAACTTGCTGGTATCAGAGCTCTACAACCAGCTGAAGTTCCCTGTCAAG CCCGGGGATCTGAAGAAGCGGATCGAGTCGCTCATAGACAGAGACTACATGGAGCGTGACAAGGAGACTCCTAACCAGTATCACTATGTTGCCTGA
- the tgfbrap1 gene encoding transforming growth factor-beta receptor-associated protein 1 homolog isoform X1, with amino-acid sequence MDLNTFPPSLVALERTSPGFSANGRCFHARIRKTLDVLSEMSVKAFELVPAVERDLLMGDKARINIECIECCGKHLYVGTNDCFIHHFLLDEVTSSKGKLTYSAQKLLHKYLGLKKPVAELRAASALERLIVLCDGIVFLVDMVTLESVPSAAGGGVRIRGVTAFCINENPVNGDPFCVEMGVLSSKRRTVQVYMVFEDRVQLVKEVNTPEQPCAVSLDGYFLCLALTTQYMILNYNTGAAQDLFPYDSEEKRPIVKRISREEFLLAAPGGLGMFANAEGVSQRAPVSWSESVIAAAVCFPYVVALDENFITIHSMLDQQLKQTLSFRDGQVLQDFEGKVMLASTKAVYVLVPLPMERQIQDLLANHRVEEALILTEGAQRNIPKDKFQILHRRILQQAGFIKFGQLQFLEAQEHFRKGQLDVRELISLYPLLLPVSSTFTRCHPPLHEFADLNHLAQGDQEKVLQCKKFLITYLGEVRSTEVANGCREDVDTALLKLYAEQNHNSLLDLLASDNACVLADCIPWLEKYHKYFALGLLYHCNGQDSAALQLWIRVVDGELQDCTRSDLYEYIVDFLCCTSNLDLVWKYADWALRKDPSKGVHIFTKRPAFTDQSDLSPDDVISYLGKNQQALLLYVEHLVLEKRIQKEMIHTNLAVLYLERVLSLLSKSPTDEEQLTRAREKLQAFLRESSLYRARFILGKIDNCEKLLLERATLHGKLEEHDTALHILVHKLRDFSSAEAFCMWASSSRDSAYQRQLFHLLLGVYLDGSPPAAGAGSSELQMAAVDLLNRHGEVFDAVCVLRMLPDGWSLQLLRPFLNRAVRASMHACRTSQIALGLAHSENLQLLHDRLKEVRKPIFVSEKKGCHLCHNTFSEPNVVCLPGGVPVHTHCVAQRVRDSPTKKRLTNSSNHT; translated from the exons atggatctgaACACATTTCCGCCTTCGCTGGTCGCCCTTGAACGCACCTCGCCAGGGTTCAGCGCAAATGGGCGGTGTTTTCACGCCAGGATAAGGAAGAC TCTAGATGTCTTGTCTGAGATGAGTGTGAAGGCTTTTGAGCTTGTCCCCGCTGTGGAGCGAGACCTCCTCATGGGCGACAAAGCTCGCATAAACATCGAGTGCATTGAATGCTGTGGAAAGCACTTATACGTGGGCACCAATGACTGCTTCATTCACCATTTCCTCCTGGACGAGGTCACTTCTTCTAAAGGGAAACTGACTTACTCGGCCCAGAAGCTGCTCCACAAATATCTTGGACTCAAGAAACCAGTAGCTGAGCTACGTGCTGCTTCGGCTTTGGAGCGTCTGATAGTGCTTTGCGATGGAATAGTGTTCCTTGTCGACATGGTGACACTAGAGTCTGTGCCGTCGGCTGCAGGCGGTGGGGTCCGGATCAGAGGTGTGACTGCGTTCTGTATAAACGAGAACCCGGTGAACGGGGATCCGTTCTGTGTGGAAATGGGCGTACTGTCGTCCAAGAGGAGGACGGTACAGGTTTACATGGTGTTTGAGGACCGAGTGCAGCTGGTCAAAGAGGTGAACACGCCCGAGCAGCCCTGCGCCGTCAGTCTTGACGGATACTTCTTGTGTTTAGCCCTCACCACACAGTATATGATCCTGAACTACAACACGGGAGCGGCACAAGACCTGTTTCCTTACGACAGCGAGGAGAAGAGACCCATTGTGAAGAGGATCAGCAGGGAGGAGTTTCTCCTGGCAGCACCTGGCGGTCTGG GAATGTTTGCCAATGCGGAGGGGGTATCCCAGCGAGCGCCGGTCAGCTGGTCGGAGAGTGTGattgctgctgctgtgtgttttCCATACGTGGTGGCTTTAGACGAGAACTTCATCACCATCCACAGCATGCTGGACCAACAGCTCAAACAGACCCTCTCCTTCAGGGATGGACAGGTTCTGCAAGACTTTGAAG GGAAAGTCATGCTGGCTTCCACCAAGGCTGTTTACGTCCTGGTACCTCTGCCGATGGAGAGGCAGATCCAAGACTTattggccaatcacagagtggaGGAAGCACTCATCCTCACAGAGGGAGCACAGAGAAATATTCCCAAAGATAAGTTCCAG ATTTTGCACAGAAGAATCCTTCAGCAGGCAGGTTTCATAAAGTTTGGCCAGCTTCAGTTTCTGGAGGCACAAGAACACTTCAG aAAGGGTCAGCTAGATGTGAGGGAGCTGATATCCCTCTACCCGCTACTGCTACCGGTCTCCTCCACGTTCACGCGCTGCCACCCTCCTCTCCATGAGTTTGCAGATCTCAACCATCTGGCTCAAGGTGACCAGGAAAAAGTGCTGCAATGCAAGAAATTCCTTATCACCTATTTAGGAGAG GTGCGAAGCACAGAGGTGGCGAACGGCTGCAGAGAGGATGTGGACACGGCGCTGCTGAAGCTTTACGCAGAACAAAATCACAACAGCCTGTTGGACCTGCTGGCTTCAGACAACGCCTGCGTGCTGGCAGACTGCATCCCGTGGCTGGAAAAATACCACAA ATATTTTGCACTCGGGCTGCTTTATCACTGCAATGGTCAGGATTCGGCGGCGCTGCAG TTATGGATTCGAGTTGTGGATGGAGAACTGCAGGACTGTACGAGGTCTGATCTGTACGAGTACATCGTGGACTTTCTCTGCTGCACCTCCAATCTGGACCTCGTGTGGAAGTATGCAGACTGGGCCCTTCGGAAGGATCCCAGC AAAGGTGTCCACATCTTCACTAAAAGGCCggctttcacagatcagtcagacCTGAGTCCAGACGATGTCATCTCCTACCTGGGAAAAAACCAGCAGGCGCTCCTTCTCTATGTAGAACACCTTGTCCTGGAGAAAAGGATACAG AAAGAAATGATTCACACAAATTTAGCTGTGTTGTATTTGGAAAGGGTTTTATCTTTGCTGTCCAAGTCGCCAACAGACGAAGAGCAGCTGACCAGAGCCAGAGAGAAGCTCCAAGCATTTCTCAGGGAGTCCAGCTTATATCGTGCACGGTTCATTTTAG gtaaaatagacaattgtgaaaaACTGCTACTAGAGCGAGCAACACTACACGGAAAACTAGAGGAGCACGACACAGCCCTGCACATCCTGGTGCACAAGCTCCGAGACTTCTCTTCAGCTGAGGCCTTCTGCATGTGGGCCTCATCCAGTCGAGATTCTGCCTATCAGCGGCAGCTGTTTCACCTCCTCCTGGGCGTGTATCTGGACGGGAGTCCTCCTGCAGCAGGCGCTGGCAGCAGTGAGCTGCAAATGGCAGCTGTGGATCTTTTAAACCGGCACGGCGAGGTGTTCGATGCGGTTTGTGTCCTACGAATGCTCCCCGATGGCTGGTCACTCCAGCTGCTGCGACCCTTTTTAAACCGAGCCGTCAGGGCCAGCATGCACGCCTGCCGCACCTCCCAGATTGCACTGGGGCTCGCTCACTCTGAGAACCTACAGTTGCTGCATGACCGG TTAAAAGAGGTGAGGAAGCCCATTTTTGTGTCGGAAAAGAAGGGATGCCACTTGTGCCACAACACTTTCAGTGAACCGAACGTGGTTTGTCTGCCGGGAGGAGTGCCTGTCCATACACACTGTGTCGCACAGAGAGTAAGAGACTCTCCCACAAAAAAGCGGTTGACTAACAGCAGTAACCACACGTGA
- the tgfbrap1 gene encoding transforming growth factor-beta receptor-associated protein 1 homolog isoform X2, which translates to MSVKAFELVPAVERDLLMGDKARINIECIECCGKHLYVGTNDCFIHHFLLDEVTSSKGKLTYSAQKLLHKYLGLKKPVAELRAASALERLIVLCDGIVFLVDMVTLESVPSAAGGGVRIRGVTAFCINENPVNGDPFCVEMGVLSSKRRTVQVYMVFEDRVQLVKEVNTPEQPCAVSLDGYFLCLALTTQYMILNYNTGAAQDLFPYDSEEKRPIVKRISREEFLLAAPGGLGMFANAEGVSQRAPVSWSESVIAAAVCFPYVVALDENFITIHSMLDQQLKQTLSFRDGQVLQDFEGKVMLASTKAVYVLVPLPMERQIQDLLANHRVEEALILTEGAQRNIPKDKFQILHRRILQQAGFIKFGQLQFLEAQEHFRKGQLDVRELISLYPLLLPVSSTFTRCHPPLHEFADLNHLAQGDQEKVLQCKKFLITYLGEVRSTEVANGCREDVDTALLKLYAEQNHNSLLDLLASDNACVLADCIPWLEKYHKYFALGLLYHCNGQDSAALQLWIRVVDGELQDCTRSDLYEYIVDFLCCTSNLDLVWKYADWALRKDPSKGVHIFTKRPAFTDQSDLSPDDVISYLGKNQQALLLYVEHLVLEKRIQKEMIHTNLAVLYLERVLSLLSKSPTDEEQLTRAREKLQAFLRESSLYRARFILGKIDNCEKLLLERATLHGKLEEHDTALHILVHKLRDFSSAEAFCMWASSSRDSAYQRQLFHLLLGVYLDGSPPAAGAGSSELQMAAVDLLNRHGEVFDAVCVLRMLPDGWSLQLLRPFLNRAVRASMHACRTSQIALGLAHSENLQLLHDRLKEVRKPIFVSEKKGCHLCHNTFSEPNVVCLPGGVPVHTHCVAQRVRDSPTKKRLTNSSNHT; encoded by the exons ATGAGTGTGAAGGCTTTTGAGCTTGTCCCCGCTGTGGAGCGAGACCTCCTCATGGGCGACAAAGCTCGCATAAACATCGAGTGCATTGAATGCTGTGGAAAGCACTTATACGTGGGCACCAATGACTGCTTCATTCACCATTTCCTCCTGGACGAGGTCACTTCTTCTAAAGGGAAACTGACTTACTCGGCCCAGAAGCTGCTCCACAAATATCTTGGACTCAAGAAACCAGTAGCTGAGCTACGTGCTGCTTCGGCTTTGGAGCGTCTGATAGTGCTTTGCGATGGAATAGTGTTCCTTGTCGACATGGTGACACTAGAGTCTGTGCCGTCGGCTGCAGGCGGTGGGGTCCGGATCAGAGGTGTGACTGCGTTCTGTATAAACGAGAACCCGGTGAACGGGGATCCGTTCTGTGTGGAAATGGGCGTACTGTCGTCCAAGAGGAGGACGGTACAGGTTTACATGGTGTTTGAGGACCGAGTGCAGCTGGTCAAAGAGGTGAACACGCCCGAGCAGCCCTGCGCCGTCAGTCTTGACGGATACTTCTTGTGTTTAGCCCTCACCACACAGTATATGATCCTGAACTACAACACGGGAGCGGCACAAGACCTGTTTCCTTACGACAGCGAGGAGAAGAGACCCATTGTGAAGAGGATCAGCAGGGAGGAGTTTCTCCTGGCAGCACCTGGCGGTCTGG GAATGTTTGCCAATGCGGAGGGGGTATCCCAGCGAGCGCCGGTCAGCTGGTCGGAGAGTGTGattgctgctgctgtgtgttttCCATACGTGGTGGCTTTAGACGAGAACTTCATCACCATCCACAGCATGCTGGACCAACAGCTCAAACAGACCCTCTCCTTCAGGGATGGACAGGTTCTGCAAGACTTTGAAG GGAAAGTCATGCTGGCTTCCACCAAGGCTGTTTACGTCCTGGTACCTCTGCCGATGGAGAGGCAGATCCAAGACTTattggccaatcacagagtggaGGAAGCACTCATCCTCACAGAGGGAGCACAGAGAAATATTCCCAAAGATAAGTTCCAG ATTTTGCACAGAAGAATCCTTCAGCAGGCAGGTTTCATAAAGTTTGGCCAGCTTCAGTTTCTGGAGGCACAAGAACACTTCAG aAAGGGTCAGCTAGATGTGAGGGAGCTGATATCCCTCTACCCGCTACTGCTACCGGTCTCCTCCACGTTCACGCGCTGCCACCCTCCTCTCCATGAGTTTGCAGATCTCAACCATCTGGCTCAAGGTGACCAGGAAAAAGTGCTGCAATGCAAGAAATTCCTTATCACCTATTTAGGAGAG GTGCGAAGCACAGAGGTGGCGAACGGCTGCAGAGAGGATGTGGACACGGCGCTGCTGAAGCTTTACGCAGAACAAAATCACAACAGCCTGTTGGACCTGCTGGCTTCAGACAACGCCTGCGTGCTGGCAGACTGCATCCCGTGGCTGGAAAAATACCACAA ATATTTTGCACTCGGGCTGCTTTATCACTGCAATGGTCAGGATTCGGCGGCGCTGCAG TTATGGATTCGAGTTGTGGATGGAGAACTGCAGGACTGTACGAGGTCTGATCTGTACGAGTACATCGTGGACTTTCTCTGCTGCACCTCCAATCTGGACCTCGTGTGGAAGTATGCAGACTGGGCCCTTCGGAAGGATCCCAGC AAAGGTGTCCACATCTTCACTAAAAGGCCggctttcacagatcagtcagacCTGAGTCCAGACGATGTCATCTCCTACCTGGGAAAAAACCAGCAGGCGCTCCTTCTCTATGTAGAACACCTTGTCCTGGAGAAAAGGATACAG AAAGAAATGATTCACACAAATTTAGCTGTGTTGTATTTGGAAAGGGTTTTATCTTTGCTGTCCAAGTCGCCAACAGACGAAGAGCAGCTGACCAGAGCCAGAGAGAAGCTCCAAGCATTTCTCAGGGAGTCCAGCTTATATCGTGCACGGTTCATTTTAG gtaaaatagacaattgtgaaaaACTGCTACTAGAGCGAGCAACACTACACGGAAAACTAGAGGAGCACGACACAGCCCTGCACATCCTGGTGCACAAGCTCCGAGACTTCTCTTCAGCTGAGGCCTTCTGCATGTGGGCCTCATCCAGTCGAGATTCTGCCTATCAGCGGCAGCTGTTTCACCTCCTCCTGGGCGTGTATCTGGACGGGAGTCCTCCTGCAGCAGGCGCTGGCAGCAGTGAGCTGCAAATGGCAGCTGTGGATCTTTTAAACCGGCACGGCGAGGTGTTCGATGCGGTTTGTGTCCTACGAATGCTCCCCGATGGCTGGTCACTCCAGCTGCTGCGACCCTTTTTAAACCGAGCCGTCAGGGCCAGCATGCACGCCTGCCGCACCTCCCAGATTGCACTGGGGCTCGCTCACTCTGAGAACCTACAGTTGCTGCATGACCGG TTAAAAGAGGTGAGGAAGCCCATTTTTGTGTCGGAAAAGAAGGGATGCCACTTGTGCCACAACACTTTCAGTGAACCGAACGTGGTTTGTCTGCCGGGAGGAGTGCCTGTCCATACACACTGTGTCGCACAGAGAGTAAGAGACTCTCCCACAAAAAAGCGGTTGACTAACAGCAGTAACCACACGTGA